The following are encoded together in the Capsulimonas corticalis genome:
- a CDS encoding cytochrome b/b6 domain-containing protein, translating into MAVAHAIPAAPETVAVVPKHHILVRISHWLNIPLLLGLGLSGMSIYWAAPVYKHAYHEATASDDYVADLGRWIVTHAHIHGYALPGAPEGDPRPAANDWIYNHFSLGTGLLANALNLHWLFAYLFMANGILYLIGLSMGGGYKALLPRRTDPAQAFAMIRFYLGLVPAKLLRKPWKHPVITSKYNALQRGAYASMPVAATLSVLTGWAIHKPQQLGWLQGLFGGYDLARVWHFWLMWYFAAFVIPHVVLVLVDGWDTLRSMVVGWSVRTPHAALSDHSAPKNSRKK; encoded by the coding sequence ATGGCGGTCGCTCATGCGATACCCGCCGCGCCGGAGACGGTTGCGGTTGTTCCCAAGCATCATATTCTGGTTCGCATCTCGCACTGGCTGAATATCCCGCTGCTGCTGGGGCTGGGGCTGAGCGGCATGTCGATTTACTGGGCGGCGCCCGTCTACAAGCACGCGTATCACGAGGCGACGGCGAGCGACGACTATGTCGCGGATCTTGGTCGATGGATCGTCACGCACGCGCACATCCACGGCTATGCGCTGCCTGGAGCGCCCGAAGGAGATCCGCGCCCGGCGGCGAACGACTGGATCTACAACCACTTTAGCCTGGGCACGGGACTGCTGGCGAACGCCTTAAATCTGCACTGGCTGTTCGCCTATCTCTTCATGGCGAATGGGATTCTGTATTTGATCGGCCTTTCCATGGGCGGCGGGTACAAAGCGCTGCTGCCGCGCCGAACCGATCCCGCGCAGGCCTTCGCCATGATTCGCTTCTATCTGGGTCTGGTTCCCGCGAAGCTGCTGCGCAAGCCCTGGAAGCATCCCGTCATTACCTCCAAATACAACGCCTTGCAGCGCGGCGCTTACGCCAGCATGCCGGTGGCGGCCACGCTTTCGGTGCTGACAGGGTGGGCGATCCACAAACCCCAGCAGCTCGGCTGGCTTCAGGGCCTCTTCGGCGGCTACGACCTTGCCCGCGTCTGGCACTTCTGGTTGATGTGGTACTTCGCGGCCTTCGTTATCCCGCACGTTGTTTTGGTGCTCGTCGACGGGTGGGATACCCTGCGATCGATGGTGGTGGGCTGGAGCGTGAGAACGCCGCACGCCGCGCTTTCGGACCATTCTGCTCCGAAAAACTCTCGCAAGAAATAA
- a CDS encoding response regulator — translation MSKGTILIVDDTTDSLRLLAEILLAEGYTVRPADSGELALASAATNPPELILLDIRMPKIDGFEVCRRLKTRVETRDIPVIFISAMNAIDERVEGLKLGAVDFISKPYQRAELLARVHNHLTQSRMRLDLEKLVMERTAELRISKGVLDQAVKSAMEQHDWGLAVRLMEANAFPIIAQSEEIRQWLLGLPATALEAQPKLAYWRAFVLLGTGKLSAAEDALRIAERGCAREGDLLGQISVRAMMASVAASRGEGARSVLLSKEALGLIPADSYLSRALAHHWLGCAYCVSGLPILAEEEFLEANALSERLEGAQRWLIPISFAWYGRALFLQGRCNTALAVCRQASSLDRQYGGVLYSPNILFECDIHIERNLMDAASQLLGKSLDLSGPVDQWNAEPSAWVSAAQVRYAEGDSEAGDYIVENLCAWAKRNGGVHFQNLAEAVRAQYWLKDGQLERAAMWAAERELGVDDEIEYSRERLYLAVAQLRLERDRRAKDPASVGHAIRLLGRLRSAAERDCRMGDALQCLVLEALAFDQVGDLDASYKALEKALSLIISESSFRVLLDQGAPMQRLLQAVSRRGLLPETTSSLSAMFDPAPSGVSSQSEAASSMATHEPLSGILTERELDLLKLIHAGYSNAEISDSLFISHNTVKTHIKNLYLKLNARNRTQALARARDFGIIA, via the coding sequence ATGAGTAAGGGAACGATTCTGATTGTTGACGACACCACCGATTCCTTGCGGTTGTTAGCAGAGATCCTCCTGGCCGAGGGATACACGGTTCGCCCCGCCGATAGCGGTGAACTGGCGCTGGCGTCCGCCGCCACGAATCCTCCGGAACTGATCCTGCTCGATATCCGCATGCCGAAGATCGATGGGTTTGAGGTCTGCCGCCGCCTAAAGACGCGGGTGGAGACGCGCGATATCCCCGTCATCTTTATCAGCGCGATGAACGCGATTGACGAGCGCGTGGAGGGCCTGAAACTCGGCGCCGTGGACTTCATCTCCAAGCCCTATCAGCGCGCGGAGCTGCTTGCGCGCGTGCATAACCATTTGACGCAAAGCCGGATGCGGCTGGACCTGGAGAAATTGGTGATGGAGCGCACGGCGGAGCTGCGAATTTCGAAAGGGGTGCTCGATCAGGCGGTCAAGAGCGCGATGGAGCAGCACGATTGGGGACTGGCCGTCCGTCTGATGGAGGCCAACGCGTTTCCGATCATTGCCCAGAGCGAGGAAATTCGGCAGTGGCTGCTGGGCTTGCCCGCGACGGCTCTGGAGGCGCAGCCCAAGCTGGCGTACTGGCGCGCGTTCGTACTGCTCGGAACGGGAAAGCTGAGCGCGGCGGAGGATGCGCTGCGCATCGCGGAGCGGGGATGCGCGCGCGAAGGAGATCTCCTCGGCCAAATCTCCGTCCGGGCCATGATGGCGAGCGTTGCGGCGTCGCGCGGCGAGGGGGCGCGAAGCGTCCTGCTGTCCAAGGAAGCGCTTGGGCTTATCCCCGCCGACTCGTATCTTTCGCGCGCCCTGGCGCATCACTGGCTTGGCTGCGCTTATTGCGTCTCAGGCTTGCCGATCCTTGCGGAGGAGGAGTTTCTGGAGGCGAACGCCCTGAGCGAGCGCTTGGAAGGCGCCCAGCGCTGGCTCATTCCCATTTCGTTCGCCTGGTACGGCCGCGCGCTCTTTCTACAGGGGCGCTGCAACACCGCGCTCGCCGTGTGCCGTCAGGCGTCTTCGCTGGACCGTCAATACGGCGGCGTTCTTTATTCGCCCAACATTCTCTTTGAGTGCGATATCCACATCGAGCGCAACCTGATGGACGCGGCCAGCCAGCTTCTCGGCAAAAGCCTCGACCTGTCCGGCCCGGTCGATCAGTGGAACGCCGAGCCTTCGGCCTGGGTGAGCGCGGCGCAAGTGCGTTACGCCGAAGGCGATTCGGAAGCGGGCGATTACATTGTTGAGAATCTGTGCGCGTGGGCGAAAAGAAATGGCGGCGTTCACTTTCAGAACCTGGCGGAGGCGGTGAGAGCTCAGTACTGGCTCAAGGACGGCCAGCTGGAGCGCGCCGCCATGTGGGCCGCAGAACGAGAGTTGGGCGTCGACGATGAGATTGAGTATTCTCGCGAACGCCTTTATTTGGCCGTCGCCCAGCTGCGTCTGGAAAGGGACCGGCGAGCCAAGGATCCAGCGTCCGTCGGCCACGCGATCCGTCTTCTGGGCCGTCTGAGGTCGGCCGCCGAGCGAGACTGCCGAATGGGAGACGCCCTGCAATGCCTGGTGCTCGAAGCGCTGGCGTTCGACCAGGTCGGCGATCTCGACGCGTCCTATAAGGCTTTGGAAAAGGCGCTGTCCCTGATCATTTCCGAAAGCTCGTTCCGAGTCCTGCTCGACCAAGGCGCTCCAATGCAGCGGCTGCTCCAGGCCGTATCGCGGCGGGGCCTGCTGCCGGAAACGACCTCCAGTTTATCCGCCATGTTCGATCCGGCCCCCAGCGGCGTCTCCTCGCAATCGGAGGCGGCGTCTTCAATGGCTACGCACGAGCCGCTCAGCGGGATCCTGACGGAGCGCGAACTGGACCTTTTGAAATTGATCCACGCCGGTTATTCCAACGCGGAAATTTCCGACTCGTTATTCATCTCGCATAACACGGTAAAAACACACATAAAAAACCTTTATCTCAAGCTCAACGCCAGAAATCGAACCCAAGCTCTGGCGCGCGCGAGAGATTTCGGCATCATCGCATAA
- a CDS encoding response regulator — MSRGAILVVDDTMESLKLLTSILMAEGYDVRPADSGQLALGSIAVRSPELILLDIRMPGMDGFEVCRQIKASAATRDIPIIFISATPEVEERVEGLRLGAVDFIMKPYQREELCARVETHLELSRLRSRLEQLVAERTAELHEANEQLRLTAHQQRRFLRDMLSSVTGGALVLCQGDEDLPRPLSLYGEPISLSATIGLRSLRIRTREAASHIGLSYERGVDLVTAAHEAGMNSVVHAGNGVARIFTADHIDKIQVRIDDSGPGISLDNLPQATLQKGFTTAGTLGHGMKMMLSMADRVFLRTGPTGTTVVLEQNTEKPADMFR, encoded by the coding sequence ATGAGCAGAGGCGCTATCTTAGTGGTCGACGATACGATGGAGTCCTTAAAGCTGTTGACCAGCATACTCATGGCGGAAGGATACGATGTGCGGCCCGCCGACAGCGGGCAATTGGCGCTGGGATCCATCGCGGTGCGTTCTCCGGAATTGATATTGCTGGATATCCGCATGCCGGGCATGGACGGGTTTGAGGTCTGCCGTCAGATCAAGGCTTCGGCGGCGACGCGGGATATTCCGATCATCTTCATCAGCGCCACCCCGGAGGTAGAGGAGCGGGTGGAGGGACTGAGACTGGGCGCGGTGGACTTCATTATGAAACCGTATCAGCGAGAGGAGCTCTGCGCGCGCGTCGAAACCCATCTGGAGCTGTCTCGGCTTCGCTCCCGGCTGGAGCAGCTTGTCGCCGAACGCACCGCCGAGCTGCATGAGGCCAATGAACAGCTTCGTCTGACCGCGCATCAGCAGCGGCGATTTTTACGGGATATGCTGTCGAGCGTCACGGGCGGCGCCCTGGTGCTCTGTCAGGGCGATGAGGATCTGCCGCGCCCGCTGTCGCTGTATGGAGAGCCGATCTCGCTGTCGGCGACGATCGGGCTCCGGTCTCTGCGCATTCGAACGCGTGAAGCGGCCAGTCATATCGGTCTGTCGTACGAGCGCGGCGTCGACCTCGTGACCGCAGCCCATGAGGCGGGAATGAATTCCGTCGTCCACGCCGGTAACGGCGTGGCCCGAATCTTCACGGCGGATCATATCGACAAGATCCAGGTGCGAATCGATGACTCCGGCCCGGGGATCTCCCTGGATAACCTTCCGCAGGCGACTCTGCAAAAAGGGTTTACGACGGCGGGAACGCTCGGCCACGGCATGAAGATGATGCTGTCCATGGCGGATCGCGTTTTCCTCCGGACCGGTCCCACGGGAACGACGGTCGTCCTGGAGCAAAATACGGAAAAACCCGCCGATATGTTTCGGTAG
- a CDS encoding ATP-binding protein gives MLKLLLRPAAVVMNRLRYPVKFALIGLLFLLPLLVVMFYFLTEINARINFVNLEMEGVALDTPVVQLYGDILQRQQLVDLRRLGIQKDTASLSQLDGKIDSDIANIDAVARVFPNVSILGANWGKIKNDWNLLKSGYGMEWPEKSLERHSTLLNEIAIMIGDFSTDSNLILDPNADSYYMIDTAVDCIPHVLVNLGRARLAGVEVASRKTATLGDLRQLIAGDAQISTQFANIRTNLNHVYAADPTLKQSLEGGTQSLLTSGDRFQELISSGVLASGKPTVSPSNVILAGNDLQEAALEYHGAVISTLTPLLNHRLRLYTHRKELVVWLAAVSLTFAVYLLSGFYVGAVEGIDRLLDTVQRIAHGDFDKTATFHRPDEIGRLAADLEDLVQNRTTELTDARNVAEGANKAKSVFLANMSHELRTPLNAVLGFSNLLVHDANISEDNRKTLHIINRSGEHLLGLINDVLDVARIEAGRIVMESTPFDMGAMLRDLTDMMRLRAEEKGLLLIYDQSSLFPRFVRSDAAKLRQILINLINNAIKYTQHGAVTVRLDAAPADVPDRVKLTFEIADTGIGIARGDRDRIFEPFVQLGESTETKGTGLGLTITKQYVELMGGRMGVDSEVGKGSRFHVTVMVGLAEESEILRADIDRGRVVGLVPDQREYRVLIVEDQIENSLLLERLLADVGFRVRVAENGMAGVEMFRLWNPHFIWMDRRMPVMDGIEATLRIRAMEGGEHVKIAGLSASAFTDQRQEALTAGMDDFVSKPYRPEEIYDCLARQLNVMYTYQDTPPAVLSLACPTAQELSALPPLLRKDLMDALLQLDIAYVAEAISRISQQDAAIGRALAFHAETLSYTPILQSLQQCEQGAIQGRSHE, from the coding sequence ATGCTGAAGCTGCTGCTGCGCCCTGCCGCTGTCGTGATGAACAGACTGCGGTATCCGGTGAAATTTGCTCTCATTGGTCTGTTGTTTTTGCTACCGTTGCTGGTCGTGATGTTTTATTTCCTGACGGAAATCAACGCCCGAATCAACTTCGTCAATCTTGAGATGGAAGGCGTTGCGCTGGACACTCCTGTCGTTCAGCTTTACGGTGATATTTTACAGCGTCAGCAATTGGTCGATCTTCGAAGGCTGGGGATTCAAAAAGATACGGCCTCGCTCTCGCAGCTCGACGGGAAGATCGATTCCGATATTGCCAATATCGACGCCGTCGCGCGCGTCTTTCCCAATGTGTCGATTCTGGGCGCCAATTGGGGGAAGATCAAGAACGACTGGAATCTCCTGAAAAGCGGATATGGCATGGAATGGCCGGAGAAAAGCCTGGAGCGCCACTCCACGCTTCTCAATGAAATCGCGATCATGATCGGAGATTTCAGCACCGACTCCAATCTCATTCTCGATCCAAACGCCGATAGCTATTACATGATCGATACGGCCGTGGACTGCATTCCTCATGTCCTGGTCAACCTCGGGCGAGCGCGGCTGGCGGGAGTGGAAGTCGCGTCGCGCAAAACCGCGACGCTGGGCGATCTGCGGCAGCTAATTGCCGGCGACGCCCAGATTTCCACACAGTTTGCGAATATCCGGACGAACCTCAACCATGTCTATGCCGCCGATCCCACGCTCAAGCAGAGCCTGGAGGGCGGAACGCAAAGCTTATTGACGTCGGGAGATCGGTTTCAGGAGCTCATCTCGTCCGGAGTGCTCGCCTCGGGTAAACCCACCGTCTCACCCTCGAATGTCATCCTGGCGGGAAACGACCTCCAGGAAGCCGCCCTGGAGTATCATGGCGCGGTGATCTCTACCCTGACCCCTCTGCTCAATCACCGGCTGCGTTTATATACTCACAGAAAAGAGCTGGTGGTATGGCTCGCCGCGGTTTCGTTGACCTTCGCGGTATATCTGCTTTCCGGATTTTATGTCGGGGCGGTCGAAGGGATCGACCGTTTGCTCGATACCGTCCAGCGGATTGCGCACGGGGATTTTGATAAAACGGCGACATTCCATCGCCCGGACGAGATTGGGCGCTTGGCCGCCGACTTGGAGGATCTGGTCCAGAACCGCACCACCGAGCTCACGGACGCCCGGAACGTGGCGGAGGGCGCCAATAAAGCGAAAAGCGTGTTCCTCGCCAACATGAGCCATGAACTGCGCACCCCACTGAATGCGGTGCTCGGGTTTTCCAATTTGCTCGTGCACGACGCGAATATCTCCGAGGATAATCGTAAGACCCTTCATATCATCAACCGCAGCGGCGAACACCTGCTGGGATTGATCAACGACGTGCTCGATGTCGCCCGGATCGAGGCGGGGCGGATTGTCATGGAATCCACTCCATTTGATATGGGCGCGATGCTGCGCGACCTGACCGACATGATGCGGCTGCGCGCCGAAGAAAAGGGCTTGTTGTTGATTTACGATCAGTCCTCGCTTTTTCCGCGCTTTGTTCGCTCCGACGCCGCCAAGCTGCGCCAAATATTGATCAATTTGATCAATAACGCCATCAAATATACGCAGCACGGCGCCGTGACGGTGCGGCTTGACGCCGCGCCGGCCGATGTCCCGGACCGGGTCAAACTGACATTCGAGATTGCCGATACCGGGATCGGGATCGCCAGGGGGGATCGGGACCGTATCTTCGAACCGTTTGTCCAGCTCGGGGAGTCCACGGAAACCAAGGGCACCGGCCTGGGACTGACGATCACCAAACAATATGTGGAGCTGATGGGCGGCCGCATGGGGGTGGACAGCGAAGTGGGGAAGGGCTCCCGTTTTCATGTCACGGTAATGGTGGGCTTAGCCGAGGAATCCGAGATCTTGCGGGCGGATATCGATCGCGGCAGGGTCGTCGGACTCGTTCCCGATCAGAGGGAGTATCGGGTGCTGATCGTCGAGGACCAGATCGAAAATTCGCTGCTTCTGGAACGACTGCTTGCCGATGTCGGCTTTCGGGTCCGAGTCGCGGAAAACGGTATGGCGGGCGTGGAGATGTTTCGGCTGTGGAATCCGCACTTCATCTGGATGGACCGCCGAATGCCCGTCATGGACGGTATCGAGGCGACACTGCGCATCCGGGCGATGGAGGGCGGCGAGCACGTCAAGATCGCCGGTCTTTCCGCGTCCGCCTTTACGGACCAGCGTCAGGAGGCGCTGACCGCCGGCATGGACGATTTCGTGAGCAAGCCCTATCGGCCCGAGGAGATTTACGATTGCCTGGCGCGTCAGCTCAATGTCATGTATACTTATCAAGACACCCCGCCGGCCGTGCTTTCCCTCGCGTGCCCCACGGCGCAGGAGCTCTCGGCCTTACCGCCGCTTTTGCGCAAAGACTTGATGGACGCTCTCCTGCAGCTCGATATCGCGTATGTCGCCGAAGCCATCAGCCGGATCTCCCAGCAGGACGCCGCGATTGGCCGCGCGCTCGCGTTTCATGCGGAAACGCTCTCATACACGCCGATCCTGCAATCCCTCCAGCAATGCGAGCAGGGCGCCATCCAAGGACGATCACATGAGTAA
- a CDS encoding MGH1-like glycoside hydrolase domain-containing protein: protein MAILDNERRRVEECAPGPAQVEWKRWGPYLSERSWGTVREDYSADGSAWTYFPHDEARSKAYRWGEDGLGGICDDNQKLCFALALWNGKDPILKERLFGLSGPEGNHGEDVKEYYFYLDSTPTHSYMKFLYKYPQAAFPYQDLVQTNAERGKLDTEYELLDTGVFDDNRYWDVFVEYAKATPEDILIKITVHNRGPETATLDILPTLWFRNTWDWGYLSPKGTVSASAGAEGVCAIEAHHPEMGLRRLLCLDTPEMLFTENETNSAKLYGTTAGKNLYVKDAFHEYIVHGKQEAVNPAHTGTKAAVRYKVEVEAGGEHCIRLRLTPRRPSAELLGPGFDSLFEARIQEADVFYDAVGSPELSADSRNVQRQAFAGMLWSKQYYRYNVQRWLDGDPTQPPPPEIRENGRNHDWRHVNGADVLSMPDAWEYPWFAAWDLAFHCIPLAVIDPHFAKQQLLALTHEWYQHPNGQLPAYEWAFGDVNPPVHAWAAWRVYQIERRVLGVPGDTLFLKKIFQKLLLNFTWWVNRKDLEGKNVFQGGFLGLDNIGMFDRSQPLPTGGYLEQSDGTSWMAMYCLNMLTIALELCREDLSYEDMATKFFEHFVYIAHAMNNFGECDEDLWDETDGFYYDVLHRPDGSHEFMRVRSMVGLIPLLAVETIEESQYETLKDFKARVEWFVNNRPDLCQNVADLHSIGDHDRRLLSIVDPSRLRVILEKMLDETEFLAPTGLRALSQYHRQHPVKMQVDGVEYRVDYEPAESSTGLFGGNSNWRGPIWFPLNYLLIEALQKYDYYLGPDFPVTFPTGSDQQLSLGEIAAELSRRLTRTFTRGADGRRPVFGGSEKFQTDPYWKDLILFYEYFHGDNGAGIGASHQTGWTGLVAKLIEQSGD from the coding sequence ATGGCAATTTTGGATAATGAGCGTCGTCGAGTGGAAGAGTGCGCGCCGGGTCCGGCGCAGGTGGAGTGGAAGCGGTGGGGGCCTTATCTGAGCGAGCGCTCCTGGGGGACGGTGCGGGAGGACTATAGCGCCGATGGTTCGGCGTGGACGTACTTTCCCCATGACGAAGCCCGGTCCAAGGCGTACCGGTGGGGCGAGGACGGACTGGGCGGTATCTGCGACGACAATCAGAAGCTGTGCTTTGCATTGGCGCTCTGGAACGGCAAGGATCCCATACTGAAGGAGCGCCTGTTCGGCCTTTCCGGGCCGGAGGGGAACCATGGCGAGGATGTCAAGGAGTATTACTTCTACCTGGACAGCACGCCGACGCACTCCTACATGAAGTTCCTCTACAAGTATCCGCAGGCGGCGTTTCCCTATCAAGACCTTGTCCAGACCAACGCCGAGCGCGGCAAGCTCGATACGGAGTATGAGCTGCTGGATACGGGCGTCTTCGACGACAACCGTTACTGGGATGTTTTTGTTGAGTACGCCAAGGCCACGCCCGAAGATATCTTGATCAAGATCACGGTCCATAACCGGGGGCCGGAGACGGCGACGCTGGATATCCTGCCGACCCTCTGGTTCCGCAACACATGGGACTGGGGGTATCTCAGCCCCAAGGGAACGGTGTCGGCGTCCGCCGGCGCGGAGGGCGTGTGCGCCATTGAGGCGCACCATCCCGAGATGGGGCTGCGTCGCCTGCTCTGCCTGGACACGCCGGAGATGCTGTTCACCGAGAACGAGACGAACAGCGCCAAGCTTTATGGAACGACCGCCGGCAAGAACCTTTATGTGAAAGACGCCTTCCATGAGTACATCGTCCATGGGAAGCAGGAGGCCGTAAACCCCGCGCATACAGGGACGAAGGCGGCGGTGCGGTATAAGGTGGAGGTTGAGGCGGGCGGCGAACATTGTATTCGGCTGCGGCTGACGCCGCGCCGCCCCAGCGCCGAACTGCTGGGACCGGGCTTCGACAGCCTCTTTGAAGCGCGCATTCAGGAAGCCGATGTGTTTTACGATGCGGTTGGCTCGCCGGAGCTGAGCGCCGATTCGCGCAATGTCCAGCGGCAGGCCTTCGCGGGCATGCTCTGGTCGAAACAGTACTACCGGTACAATGTCCAGCGCTGGCTAGACGGCGATCCGACCCAGCCTCCGCCTCCGGAAATCCGCGAGAACGGCCGAAACCACGACTGGCGGCATGTCAACGGCGCCGATGTCCTCTCCATGCCGGACGCCTGGGAGTACCCATGGTTCGCCGCCTGGGACCTCGCGTTCCACTGCATTCCGCTGGCGGTGATCGACCCGCACTTCGCCAAGCAGCAGCTGCTGGCGCTGACGCACGAGTGGTATCAGCATCCAAACGGCCAATTGCCCGCCTATGAATGGGCGTTTGGCGACGTCAACCCGCCGGTCCACGCCTGGGCCGCGTGGCGAGTCTATCAGATCGAGCGGCGTGTGCTTGGCGTCCCCGGCGACACCCTCTTCCTCAAGAAGATCTTCCAAAAGCTTCTGCTGAACTTCACCTGGTGGGTCAACCGCAAGGACTTGGAGGGAAAGAACGTCTTCCAGGGCGGCTTCCTGGGCCTGGACAACATCGGGATGTTCGACCGAAGCCAGCCGCTGCCGACCGGCGGCTATCTGGAGCAGTCCGACGGCACAAGCTGGATGGCGATGTACTGCCTGAACATGCTGACGATCGCTCTGGAGCTCTGCCGGGAAGACCTGTCCTATGAAGACATGGCTACCAAGTTCTTCGAGCACTTTGTCTATATCGCCCACGCCATGAACAACTTCGGCGAATGCGATGAAGATCTGTGGGACGAGACCGACGGATTCTACTACGATGTGCTGCATCGCCCCGACGGCTCGCACGAGTTCATGCGCGTCCGCTCCATGGTCGGCCTGATCCCATTGCTCGCCGTCGAGACCATCGAAGAATCCCAGTACGAGACGCTCAAGGATTTCAAGGCCCGAGTCGAATGGTTCGTGAACAACCGGCCCGACCTGTGCCAGAATGTCGCCGACCTGCACTCCATCGGCGACCACGACCGCCGCCTGCTTTCCATTGTGGACCCCAGCCGCCTGCGCGTGATTCTGGAAAAGATGCTCGATGAGACCGAGTTCCTGGCGCCCACCGGCCTGCGCGCGCTGTCCCAGTATCACCGCCAGCATCCCGTCAAGATGCAGGTTGACGGCGTCGAGTACCGCGTGGATTACGAGCCGGCCGAATCCAGCACCGGCCTCTTCGGCGGCAACTCCAACTGGCGCGGCCCGATCTGGTTCCCGCTCAACTACCTCCTGATCGAAGCGCTCCAAAAGTACGACTACTACCTCGGCCCGGACTTCCCGGTGACCTTTCCGACCGGCTCCGACCAGCAGCTCTCGCTGGGCGAAATCGCGGCAGAGCTCAGCCGCCGCCTGACCCGCACCTTCACCCGAGGCGCCGACGGCCGCCGCCCCGTCTTCGGCGGCTCCGAAAAATTCCAAACCGACCCCTATTGGAAGGACCTGATCCTCTTCTACGAATACTTCCACGGCGACAACGGCGCCGGCATCGGCGCCAGCCACCAGACGGGATGGACGGGACTGGTGGCGAAACTGATCGAGCAGAGCGGAGATTAA